One segment of candidate division KSB1 bacterium DNA contains the following:
- a CDS encoding sigma-54-dependent Fis family transcriptional regulator, which translates to MTFELQKHETLLELAEILTRQSDYQESVHLISLTAAVLFDADAASIILINPGAPQTVKTIFRGGKDLGEEKHRQVQNLVIGWMRQHEQPFLSTDLKTDPRLPDGLFEDDMERAVMCAPLRMQRVDIGYLFVLNENRQGQFDEYALKLLQQMAAVCAPFLSNVQQIQEYFETPLPEEVLLAQYAGLGMLGRSKPFVELLRAIESAARCDVRVLLEGQSGTGKERVARAIHLGSPRKSRPFVAVDCGAIPANLLESELFGHIKGAFTGANYERRGLFEEAHGGTLFMDEIANLPYDMQAKLLRVLQEGEIRPLGSNKPKTVDVRIIAAASTSLRKMVAQQQFREDLYYRLHVFPIYVPTLNERLQDIPLLANHFLKKFALQQHKQAASFHPALLRFMQQRQWNGNIRELENFVERLVALASPEMRVIQHKLLPAEFKREFKKNATHNREPAPVLSLTEQVNALEAQLIRQALAAHAWNQSQAARALQISEYTIRYKMDKLGIVKPEESTQ; encoded by the coding sequence ATGACTTTCGAATTGCAAAAGCACGAAACGCTGCTGGAGCTTGCCGAGATCCTGACGCGACAGAGCGATTATCAAGAGAGCGTGCATCTCATCAGCCTGACGGCGGCCGTATTGTTCGATGCCGACGCCGCTTCGATCATTCTGATCAATCCCGGCGCCCCGCAGACAGTGAAGACGATTTTCCGGGGCGGCAAAGACCTGGGAGAGGAAAAGCATCGTCAGGTGCAGAATCTGGTGATCGGCTGGATGAGGCAGCATGAACAGCCCTTTTTGAGCACGGATTTGAAAACCGACCCCCGTCTGCCTGACGGGCTGTTTGAAGACGACATGGAGCGGGCGGTGATGTGCGCGCCGCTGCGCATGCAGCGGGTGGATATCGGCTATTTGTTTGTGCTCAATGAAAACCGGCAAGGGCAATTCGACGAATATGCGCTCAAGCTCCTGCAGCAGATGGCCGCGGTGTGCGCACCCTTCCTGAGCAACGTGCAGCAGATTCAGGAGTATTTCGAAACGCCGCTGCCGGAGGAAGTGCTGCTGGCACAATACGCCGGCCTGGGCATGCTGGGCCGGTCGAAGCCGTTCGTAGAATTGCTGCGCGCCATCGAATCCGCGGCGCGCTGTGACGTGCGGGTGTTGCTGGAAGGGCAGAGCGGCACCGGCAAGGAACGGGTGGCGCGCGCCATTCATCTGGGGAGCCCGCGCAAGTCCCGGCCGTTCGTGGCGGTCGATTGCGGCGCGATCCCAGCAAACTTGCTCGAGAGCGAGCTGTTCGGCCACATCAAAGGCGCTTTCACCGGCGCGAATTACGAGCGCCGCGGCCTGTTCGAAGAAGCACATGGCGGCACGCTGTTCATGGACGAGATTGCCAATCTGCCCTATGACATGCAGGCCAAGCTGCTGCGCGTGCTGCAGGAGGGCGAGATTCGTCCGCTGGGCAGCAACAAGCCGAAGACGGTGGATGTGCGCATCATCGCGGCTGCCAGCACCTCGCTGCGCAAAATGGTGGCGCAGCAACAATTCCGCGAGGATTTGTACTATCGGTTGCATGTTTTCCCCATCTATGTTCCCACCTTGAACGAGCGTCTTCAGGACATTCCGTTGCTCGCCAATCACTTCCTGAAGAAGTTCGCCCTGCAACAGCACAAGCAGGCGGCCTCTTTTCATCCTGCGCTCCTGCGCTTCATGCAGCAGCGGCAATGGAACGGCAACATCCGGGAATTGGAGAATTTCGTCGAGCGGCTGGTCGCCCTGGCCTCCCCGGAAATGAGAGTGATACAGCACAAGCTTCTGCCGGCGGAATTCAAGCGGGAATTCAAGAAGAATGCAACGCATAACAGAGAACCAGCGCCCGTGCTGTCATTGACGGAGCAGGTGAATGCGCTGGAGGCACAATTGATCCGCCAGGCGCTCGCCGCGCATGCCTGGAATCAGTCGCAGGCTGCCCGCGCTCTGCAAATCTCGGAATACACCATCCGCTACAAAATGGACAAGCTGGGCATCGTCAAACCCGAGGAAAGCACACAATAA